In Temnothorax longispinosus isolate EJ_2023e chromosome 2, Tlon_JGU_v1, whole genome shotgun sequence, one DNA window encodes the following:
- the Arp10 gene encoding actin-related protein 10: MLRGYEGVRYISDKTMVVFDIGSAYTKFGYAGEMSPRGIIRTEVRCSESKKIRRIVDYKDPEDLYQLLVDFLHLLFFKYVVISPKDARILLLESPLAVTSFRDTLAKVMFRHFEVGSMLFLPSHLATISTLGIDTALVLDVGYQEATLIPIFEGIPVLKAWQALPLGGQIVHENLGKYFRDTASNLDLSEKMLEDIKVRTCFVTTLERSAKLGTENAPTPPPDVTYPGVKRILIPGEIREKVFEILWERDNDNLSLPTMILDAIVKCPLDTRRVLAENIILVGGTSMTKGFASRLKSELLALIASDLYKNKLKVESFKFHTAPSKPNCTAWLGGAIFGTTDLPLRCLTKEVYLKTNRVPDWSNLIDNQKDETSYEI, translated from the exons atgCTTCGCGGATACGAGGGCGTGAGATATATCTCGGATAAGACAATGGTAGTGTTCGACATCGGTAGCGCGTACACAAA GTTCGGCTATGCGGGAGAAATGTCGCCACGTGGTATTATTCGAACGGAGGTGAGATGCTCGGAATCGAAGAAGATACGCAGAATCGTTGACTACAAGGACCCCGAGGATCTGTATCAATTGCTCGTGGATTTTCTTCATCTATTGTTTTTTAA GTACGTCGTGATAAGCCCGAAAGATGCGAGAATATTGCTCTTGGAGTCTCCACTGGCAGTAACGTCGTTCAGAGATACCCTCGCGAAAGTAATGTTCAGGCACTTCGAAGTCGGTTCTATGTTGTTTCTGCCGAGTCACTTGGCGACGATCAGCACTCTCGGTATCGATACAGCTTTGGTATTGGACGTCGGATATCAGGAGGCAACTCTGATTCCGATCTTTGAGGGAATACCGGTACTTAAAGCCTGGCAAGCGTTGCCCCTAGGCGGACAGATTGTACACGA GAATTTAGGAAAATACTTTCGAGACACAGCGAGCAATCTAGATTTGTCGGAAAAGATGCTGGAGGATATCAAAGTAAGAACATGTTTCGTAACCACGCTGGAAAGGTCCGCAAAGCTAGGGACCGAGAATGCTCCGACTCCACCTCCCGACGTCACGTATCCCGGTGTTAAAAGAATCTTAATACCTGGAGAGATCAGGGAAAAGGTGTTTGAGATACTGTGGGAAAGGGATAACGATAATCTTTCTTTACCCACTATGATACTCGACGCTATCGTTAAG tGCCCATTGGATACGAGACGCGTGCTGGCCGAAAATATAATACTCGTCGGAGGAACGTCTATGACAAAAGGCTTCGCGAGTCGTCTGAAATCGGAATTGTTGGCTTTAATCGCGAGCgatctgtataaaaataaattgaaggTGGAATCGTTCAAATTTCATACGGCACCCAGCAAACCAAATTGCACGGCGTGGTTAGGCGGTGCTATTTTTGGCACGACAGATTTGCCATTACGATGTTTGACAAAAGAAGTGTACTTAAAGACTAATCGAGTTCCCGATTGGTCTAATCTTATAGATAATCAAAAGGATGAAACTTCGTacgaaatatga
- the Duba gene encoding OTU domain-containing protein 5-B isoform X1: MTILSKKKANAPKDRTREGGAGPEVDVHHGVVQNEHSSGNIALPNSPYQVRGASGFAVDLHGVQSDHGSHSGSLVLTGNSYETNVDRREDKHFEDGSGPSHGKRHRQRVSPHSCIGRPSRTKRERERDRGRERERERERERQATPPAASCNGSQGTDTSVSGRVSIVGNASNLEHEQANGYNSGDEYTGRTENNLTLAEWQDRDRKFEKRLKKKGLVLKKMAEDGACLFRAVADQVYGDQEMHGIVRKHCMDYIASNQEFFSHFVAEDFSTYVDRKRQEYVHGNHIEMQAMSEMYNRSIQLYCYSTEPVNIFHTMVESDNEPIRLSYQRGSHYNSIVDPFKATIGVGLGLPSFNPGAADRALISDAVRQSEELHIEQTMLEDKIKATDWEATNEAIEEQVARESYLQWLRDNEMRKARSASSSSTSTVTSAQHNHSHFHSHGGRGQQRSHTSSPTTTQTSQDNLRNSPKVSDAVRYSKRSPQHQSTQGSSISHLPSDFEVKMMPQEPVPGSSKEANASPDISLFNRLPPEVFGLTDWEDSQILSQVLATSQQEYLDSLKQSRVSASAGNDSANTIESSNSSINNS; this comes from the exons ATGACGATTTTATCGAAGAAGAAGGCGAATGCGCCGAAGGATAGGACGCGCGAGGGAGGCGCCGGACCCGAGGTCGACGTTCATCACGGGGTAGTGCAGAACGAGCACAGTTCCGGCAACATCGCGCTCCCGAACAGTCCTTATCAG GTACGGGGCGCCAGCGGATTTGCCGTCGACCTGCACGGAGTCCAAAGCGATCATGGTTCCCACAGCGGTTCCCTCGTGTTGACCGGCAACTCGTACGAG ACAAATGTCGACCGCCGCGAAGACAAACATTTTGAAGATGGGAGTGGCCCGAGTCATGGTAAACGTCACAGACAGAGAGTCAGTCCCCACAG cTGTATTGGTAGACCTTCGCGCACAAAGCGTGAACGTGAGAGGGATAGaggcagagaaagagagagagaaagagagcgcgagaggCAGGCTACTCCACCTGCTGCTTCTTGCAATGGCTCGCAAG GCACGGATACTAGCGTAAGTGGAAGAGTAAGCATTGTCGGAAATGCCTCGAACTTGGAACATGAACAGGCAAATGGCTACAATAGCGGAGATGAATATACAGGACGTACCGAAAATAATCTTACGTTGGCCGAATGGCAGGAT AGAGATAGAAAGTTTGAGAAGCGCCTCAAGAAAAAGGGTCTTGTGTTAAAAAAGATGGCCGAGGATGGAGCTTGCTTATTTAGAGCAGTAGCAGATCAGGTTTACGGTGATCAGGAAATGCATGGAATTGTCCGAAAGCATTGTATGGATTATATT GCTTCCAATCAGGAgtttttttcgcattttgtGGCGGAAGATTTCAGCACCTATGTAGACAGGAAGAGACAAGAGTATGTGCACGGGAATCATATAGAAATGCAAGCTATGTCAGAAATGTACAACCGTAGTATCCAATTATATTGTTACAGCACTG agcctgtcaatatttttcatactATGGTGGAAAGTGATAACGAACCAATCAGGCTGTCGTATCAGCGTGGAAGTCATTATAACAGTATAGTTGATCCATTTAAAGCTACTATAGGCGTTGGACTTGGTTTGCCATCATTTAATCCCGGTGCTGCTGATCGCGCTCTGATATCGGATGCAGTTCGTCAAAGTGAGGAATTGCATATCGAACAG ACAATGCTGgaggataaaataaaagctacCGACTGGGAGGCGACTAATGAAGCTATCGAAGAGCAAGTAGCACGAGAAAGTTATTTACAATGGTTGCGTGATAATGAGATGCGTAAGGCA CGATCAGCCAGTAGTAGCAGTACGAGCACAGTTACGAGCGCGCAACATAATCATTCACACTTTCATTCACATGGAGGTCGTGGACAGCAGCGTAGCCATACCTCTTCTCCGACCACGACACAAACTAGCCAAGATAATTTACGTAATTCTCCAAAG GTTAGCGATGCGGTACGATACAGCAAGAGATCGCCGCAACATCAGTCGACTCAAGGATCTAGCATATCCCATCTGCCATCGGATTTCGAGGTGAAAATGATGCCGCAAGAGCCTGTGCCTGGAAGCAGTAAGGAAGCAAATGCGTCACCCGACATTTCATTGTTCAATCGCCTTCCTCCCGAAGTATTTG GTCTGACGGATTGGGAAGATAGCCAAATACTTTCACAAGTGCTGGCGACGTCGCAACAAGAGTACTTGGATAGCCTGAAGCAGTCACGCGTGTCCGCGTCCGCCGGAAACGATAGCGCCAATACGATAGAGTCTAGTAACAGTTCTATTAACAATTCTTGA
- the Duba gene encoding OTU domain-containing protein 5 isoform X3 produces the protein MTILSKKKANAPKDRTREGGAGPEVDVHHGVVQNEHSSGNIALPNSPYQVRGASGFAVDLHGVQSDHGSHSGSLVLTGNSYETNVDRREDKHFEDGSGPSHGKRHRQRVSPHSCIGRPSRTKRERERDRGRERERERERERQATPPAASCNGSQGTDTSVSGRVSIVGNASNLEHEQANGYNSGDEYTGRTENNLTLAEWQDRDRKFEKRLKKKGLVLKKMAEDGACLFRAVADQVYGDQEMHGIVRKHCMDYIASNQEFFSHFVAEDFSTYVDRKRQEYVHGNHIEMQAMSEMYNRSIQLYCYSTEPVNIFHTMVESDNEPIRLSYQRGSHYNSIVDPFKATIGVGLGLPSFNPGAADRALISDAVRQSEELHIEQTMLEDKIKATDWEATNEAIEEQVARESYLQWLRDNEMRKAVSDAVRYSKRSPQHQSTQGSSISHLPSDFEVKMMPQEPVPGSSKEANASPDISLFNRLPPEVFGLTDWEDSQILSQVLATSQQEYLDSLKQSRVSASAGNDSANTIESSNSSINNS, from the exons ATGACGATTTTATCGAAGAAGAAGGCGAATGCGCCGAAGGATAGGACGCGCGAGGGAGGCGCCGGACCCGAGGTCGACGTTCATCACGGGGTAGTGCAGAACGAGCACAGTTCCGGCAACATCGCGCTCCCGAACAGTCCTTATCAG GTACGGGGCGCCAGCGGATTTGCCGTCGACCTGCACGGAGTCCAAAGCGATCATGGTTCCCACAGCGGTTCCCTCGTGTTGACCGGCAACTCGTACGAG ACAAATGTCGACCGCCGCGAAGACAAACATTTTGAAGATGGGAGTGGCCCGAGTCATGGTAAACGTCACAGACAGAGAGTCAGTCCCCACAG cTGTATTGGTAGACCTTCGCGCACAAAGCGTGAACGTGAGAGGGATAGaggcagagaaagagagagagaaagagagcgcgagaggCAGGCTACTCCACCTGCTGCTTCTTGCAATGGCTCGCAAG GCACGGATACTAGCGTAAGTGGAAGAGTAAGCATTGTCGGAAATGCCTCGAACTTGGAACATGAACAGGCAAATGGCTACAATAGCGGAGATGAATATACAGGACGTACCGAAAATAATCTTACGTTGGCCGAATGGCAGGAT AGAGATAGAAAGTTTGAGAAGCGCCTCAAGAAAAAGGGTCTTGTGTTAAAAAAGATGGCCGAGGATGGAGCTTGCTTATTTAGAGCAGTAGCAGATCAGGTTTACGGTGATCAGGAAATGCATGGAATTGTCCGAAAGCATTGTATGGATTATATT GCTTCCAATCAGGAgtttttttcgcattttgtGGCGGAAGATTTCAGCACCTATGTAGACAGGAAGAGACAAGAGTATGTGCACGGGAATCATATAGAAATGCAAGCTATGTCAGAAATGTACAACCGTAGTATCCAATTATATTGTTACAGCACTG agcctgtcaatatttttcatactATGGTGGAAAGTGATAACGAACCAATCAGGCTGTCGTATCAGCGTGGAAGTCATTATAACAGTATAGTTGATCCATTTAAAGCTACTATAGGCGTTGGACTTGGTTTGCCATCATTTAATCCCGGTGCTGCTGATCGCGCTCTGATATCGGATGCAGTTCGTCAAAGTGAGGAATTGCATATCGAACAG ACAATGCTGgaggataaaataaaagctacCGACTGGGAGGCGACTAATGAAGCTATCGAAGAGCAAGTAGCACGAGAAAGTTATTTACAATGGTTGCGTGATAATGAGATGCGTAAGGCA GTTAGCGATGCGGTACGATACAGCAAGAGATCGCCGCAACATCAGTCGACTCAAGGATCTAGCATATCCCATCTGCCATCGGATTTCGAGGTGAAAATGATGCCGCAAGAGCCTGTGCCTGGAAGCAGTAAGGAAGCAAATGCGTCACCCGACATTTCATTGTTCAATCGCCTTCCTCCCGAAGTATTTG GTCTGACGGATTGGGAAGATAGCCAAATACTTTCACAAGTGCTGGCGACGTCGCAACAAGAGTACTTGGATAGCCTGAAGCAGTCACGCGTGTCCGCGTCCGCCGGAAACGATAGCGCCAATACGATAGAGTCTAGTAACAGTTCTATTAACAATTCTTGA
- the Duba gene encoding OTU domain-containing protein 5-B isoform X2 — protein MTILSKKKANAPKDRTREGGAGPEVDVHHGVVQNEHSSGNIALPNSPYQTNVDRREDKHFEDGSGPSHGKRHRQRVSPHSCIGRPSRTKRERERDRGRERERERERERQATPPAASCNGSQGTDTSVSGRVSIVGNASNLEHEQANGYNSGDEYTGRTENNLTLAEWQDRDRKFEKRLKKKGLVLKKMAEDGACLFRAVADQVYGDQEMHGIVRKHCMDYIASNQEFFSHFVAEDFSTYVDRKRQEYVHGNHIEMQAMSEMYNRSIQLYCYSTEPVNIFHTMVESDNEPIRLSYQRGSHYNSIVDPFKATIGVGLGLPSFNPGAADRALISDAVRQSEELHIEQTMLEDKIKATDWEATNEAIEEQVARESYLQWLRDNEMRKARSASSSSTSTVTSAQHNHSHFHSHGGRGQQRSHTSSPTTTQTSQDNLRNSPKVSDAVRYSKRSPQHQSTQGSSISHLPSDFEVKMMPQEPVPGSSKEANASPDISLFNRLPPEVFGLTDWEDSQILSQVLATSQQEYLDSLKQSRVSASAGNDSANTIESSNSSINNS, from the exons ATGACGATTTTATCGAAGAAGAAGGCGAATGCGCCGAAGGATAGGACGCGCGAGGGAGGCGCCGGACCCGAGGTCGACGTTCATCACGGGGTAGTGCAGAACGAGCACAGTTCCGGCAACATCGCGCTCCCGAACAGTCCTTATCAG ACAAATGTCGACCGCCGCGAAGACAAACATTTTGAAGATGGGAGTGGCCCGAGTCATGGTAAACGTCACAGACAGAGAGTCAGTCCCCACAG cTGTATTGGTAGACCTTCGCGCACAAAGCGTGAACGTGAGAGGGATAGaggcagagaaagagagagagaaagagagcgcgagaggCAGGCTACTCCACCTGCTGCTTCTTGCAATGGCTCGCAAG GCACGGATACTAGCGTAAGTGGAAGAGTAAGCATTGTCGGAAATGCCTCGAACTTGGAACATGAACAGGCAAATGGCTACAATAGCGGAGATGAATATACAGGACGTACCGAAAATAATCTTACGTTGGCCGAATGGCAGGAT AGAGATAGAAAGTTTGAGAAGCGCCTCAAGAAAAAGGGTCTTGTGTTAAAAAAGATGGCCGAGGATGGAGCTTGCTTATTTAGAGCAGTAGCAGATCAGGTTTACGGTGATCAGGAAATGCATGGAATTGTCCGAAAGCATTGTATGGATTATATT GCTTCCAATCAGGAgtttttttcgcattttgtGGCGGAAGATTTCAGCACCTATGTAGACAGGAAGAGACAAGAGTATGTGCACGGGAATCATATAGAAATGCAAGCTATGTCAGAAATGTACAACCGTAGTATCCAATTATATTGTTACAGCACTG agcctgtcaatatttttcatactATGGTGGAAAGTGATAACGAACCAATCAGGCTGTCGTATCAGCGTGGAAGTCATTATAACAGTATAGTTGATCCATTTAAAGCTACTATAGGCGTTGGACTTGGTTTGCCATCATTTAATCCCGGTGCTGCTGATCGCGCTCTGATATCGGATGCAGTTCGTCAAAGTGAGGAATTGCATATCGAACAG ACAATGCTGgaggataaaataaaagctacCGACTGGGAGGCGACTAATGAAGCTATCGAAGAGCAAGTAGCACGAGAAAGTTATTTACAATGGTTGCGTGATAATGAGATGCGTAAGGCA CGATCAGCCAGTAGTAGCAGTACGAGCACAGTTACGAGCGCGCAACATAATCATTCACACTTTCATTCACATGGAGGTCGTGGACAGCAGCGTAGCCATACCTCTTCTCCGACCACGACACAAACTAGCCAAGATAATTTACGTAATTCTCCAAAG GTTAGCGATGCGGTACGATACAGCAAGAGATCGCCGCAACATCAGTCGACTCAAGGATCTAGCATATCCCATCTGCCATCGGATTTCGAGGTGAAAATGATGCCGCAAGAGCCTGTGCCTGGAAGCAGTAAGGAAGCAAATGCGTCACCCGACATTTCATTGTTCAATCGCCTTCCTCCCGAAGTATTTG GTCTGACGGATTGGGAAGATAGCCAAATACTTTCACAAGTGCTGGCGACGTCGCAACAAGAGTACTTGGATAGCCTGAAGCAGTCACGCGTGTCCGCGTCCGCCGGAAACGATAGCGCCAATACGATAGAGTCTAGTAACAGTTCTATTAACAATTCTTGA